A genomic stretch from Setaria viridis chromosome 1, Setaria_viridis_v4.0, whole genome shotgun sequence includes:
- the LOC117850552 gene encoding heptahelical transmembrane protein ADIPOR2 produces MGAATTTTATKRSRAAGGRQQQQETAAAAAAAAMARPGAAEAEAAARRRRPRPRLVGYEELPDYLQDNEFIRGHYRAEWPIRDALLSAFAWHNETLNVWTHLGGFLLFLALAVAGGAREAADEAAPGIMRFVVGSANASWDSDHSGLPGHDAGAAALSSGVPQWPRMVFLLGAMSCLAISATAHLLACHSRRATAVFWQLDYAGISVMIVASFVPPVYYAFLCHPGARAAYLSGITALGVLVVGALLSPSCSSPRYRRLRASLFLAMGLSGVLPALHALWLNWGHPACYLALGLEVAMGLAYAAGAWVYVSRVPERWRPGVFDVVGHSHQIFHVLVLVGAATHYVAVAVLIHWREKVAAACVAAP; encoded by the exons ATGGGAGCCGCGACCACGACGACCGCGACGAAGCGGagccgcgcggcgggcgggaggcagcagcagcaggagacggcggcggcggcggcggcggcggccatggcgcgtCCGGGcgcggccgaggcggaggcggcggcgcggcggcgaaggccgcggccgcggctggTCGGGTACGAGGAGCTGCCCGATTACCTCCAGGACAACGAGTTCATCCGCGGCCACTACCGCGCCGAGTGGCCCATCCGCGACGCGCTCCTCAGCGCCTTCGCCTGGCACAACGAGACCCTCAACGTCTGGAC GCATCTGGGAGGGTTCCTGCTGTTCctggcgctcgccgtcgccggaggggCGAGGGaggccgccgacgaggccgcgccGGGGATCATGAG GTTCGTGGTCGGATCGGCTAACGCTTCATGGGACAGCGACCATTCG GGCCTGCCGGGTCATgacgccggggcggcggcgctgtcgtCCGGCGTGCCGCAGTGGCCGCGGATGGTGTTCCTGCTGGGCGCCATGTCGTGCCTGGCCATCAGCGCAACGGCGCACCTTCTGGCGTGCCACTcgcgccgcgccaccgcggTGTTCTGGCAGCTCGACTACGCGGGCATCTCCGTGATGATCGTGGCCTCCTTCGTTCCCCCCGTCTACTACGCCTTCCTCTGCCACccgggcgcgcgcgccgcctaCCTCTCCGGCATCACGGCGTTGGGTGTGCTCGTGGTCGGCGCGCTGCTGTCGCCGTCGTGCTCGTCCCCGCGCTACCGCCGGCTCCGCGCGTCGCTGTTCCTGGCCATGGGCCTGTCGGGGGTGCTCCCGGCGCTGCACGCGCTGTGGCTCAACTGGGGCCACCCCGCGTGCTACCTGGCCCTGGGGCTCGAGGTCGCCATGGGGCTCGCCTACGCCGCCGGGGCGTGGGTCTACGTCAGCCGCGTGCCGGAGCGGTGGCGCCCCGGGGTGTTCGACGTCGTGGGCCACAGCCACCAGATCTTCCACGTGCTCgtgctcgtcggcgccgccacgCACTACGTGGCCGTCGCCGTGCTCATCCACTGGCGGGAGAAGGTGGCCGCCGCCTGTGTCGCCGCGCCGTGA
- the LOC117861922 gene encoding tubby-like protein 4 has translation MATATTTTTPNPKREPLRPRSSNAPAAPSPATARRGLASAEKENLGPKSLGNGKEQKEKAATAATAAAAAELSKPARPAPAVAPTPPLKSSSLQLRMKDESTEAAAAAGAPPVLVGPRGRELLPPPSSSYEAWDLSDSESAPASSWATLPNRALLCRPLPQDVGRCTCVIAREAATGARGVALYSLYTNEGQGRQDRKLAVARHRRRRGRSEFIVAQNQDGIFCTSDKNFLGTVAANLVGSKYQIRGQGNRVDELKSQSKRLLGVVAFAPTITTLTGSFRSMRAWIPKSQSMQLKANNSAQIQHISGLPKDWQEKKSRADQLCSRAPFYNHMTKRYELDFRERAGRMGYRVHTSVKNFQMTLEENGRQTVLQLGRVGKSKYIMDFRYPLTGYQAFCICLASIDSKLCCTL, from the exons ATGgcgacggccaccaccaccacgacgccCAACCCCAAGAGGGAGCCGCTGCGCCCCCGGAGCAGCAACGCCCCTGCGGCTccgtctccggcgacggcgaggcgcggGCTGGCATCCGCGGAGAAGGAGAACCTCGGTCCGAAGAGCCTCGGGAACGGGAAAGAGCAGAAGGAGAAAGCTGCAACTGCGGCtacggctgcggctgctgctgagctgtCGAAGCCCGCGAGGCCGgcaccggcggtggcgccgacgccgccgctgaAGTCGTCGTCGCTGCAGCTCCGGATGAAGGACGAGTCGACggaggcggctgcggctgcgggggCGCCGCCCGTGCTCGTGGGGCCGAGGGGCAGGGagctgctcccgccgccgtcctcgtcaTACGAGGCGTGGGACCTCTCCGACAGCGAGTCCGCGCCGGCATCCTCCTGGGCCACGCTCCCCAACAG GGCGCTCCTGTGCAGGCCTCTGCCGCAGGACGTCGGGCGGTGCACCTGCGTCATCGCCAGGGAGGCGGCCACCGGCGCCAGAGGAGTCGCGCTCTACTCCCTCTACACCAAC GAGGGGCAGGGGCGTCAGGACCGGAAGCTGGCGGTGGCGCGgcaccggaggaggagggggaggtcgGAGTTCATCGTGGCGCAGAACCAGGACGGCATCTTCTGCACCTCCGACAAGAACTTCCTCGGCACGGTCGCCGCCAACCTCGTCGGATCCAAGTACCAAATCAGGGGCCAG GGGAACCGGGTGGATGAGTTGAAGAGCCAGTCGAAGCGGCTTCTTGGTGTTGTCGC CTTTGCCCCTACCATCACCACGCTTACAGGGAGTTTCAGAAGCATGAGAGCATGGATCCCCAAGAGCCAATCCATGCAGCTCAAGGCCAACAATTCTGCTCAG ATTCAGCACATCAGTGGACTCCCAAAGGACTGGCAGGAGAAGAAGAGCAGAGCTGACCAGCTATGCTCAAGAGCCCCTTTCTACAAccat ATGACAAAGCGCTATGAACTAGACTTCAGGGAGAGGGCAGGAAGGATGGGGTACAGGGTACATACATCAGTGAAGAACTTCCAGATGACCTTGGAG GAAAACGGGAGGCAGACGGTCTTGCAGCTTGGTAGAGTTGGGAAATCCAAATACATAATGGACTTCAG ATACCCGCTGACTGGTTACCAAGCGTTCTGCATCTGCCTGGCATCGATCGACTCCAAGCTGTGCTGCACCCTATGA
- the LOC117861933 gene encoding ubiquitin receptor RAD23b, protein MQLTVKTIKGANFEIRVQPNDTIMAVKQKIEEKLGKDSYPWGQQLLIFTGKILKDESTLDENKVSEKDFLVVMSSGKSKMSGSSGASSAQLSSTPATSQAPPVDAPRQAPQPPAAATTISQPEGPPAHAPSNTYAASNLLSGSNLDTMINQLMEMGGGSWDRDKVQQALRAAYNNPERAVEYLYSGIPVTAEVAVPVGGQGSNTTDRAPTGEASLSGIPNTAPLNLFPQGGSNAGGGAGGGPLDFLRNNQQFQALREMVHTNPQILQPMLQELSKQNPQILRLIQENHAEFLQLLNEPFEGGEGDFLEQPEQDEMPHAISVTPEEQEAIGRLESMGFERARVIVAFFACDRNEELAANYLLEHAGEED, encoded by the exons ATGCAGCTGACGGTGAAGACCATCAAGGGCGCGAACTTCGAGATCCGGGTGCAGCCCAATGACACG ATTATGGCTGTAAAGCAGAAAATTGAAGAGAAACTAGGAAAAGATAGTTATCCATGGGGTCAACAACTGCTAATTTTCACTGGGAAGATTTTGAAAGATGAGAGTACTTTGGACGAGAATAAAGTCAGCGAAAAAGACTTCCTTGTTGTCATGTCCAGTGGAAAG AGCAAAATGTCTGGTTCAAGTGGAGCCTCATCTGCCCAG CTCTCAAGCACTCCTGCAACCAGTCAAGCACCTCCTGTAGATGCTCCACGACAAGCTCCTCAACCCCC GGCGGCAGCAACTACAATTTCTCAGCCTGAAGGACCTCCTGCACA TGCCCCCTCAAACACATATGCAGCATCAAATCTACTATCAGGAAGCAATCTTGACACAATGATTAACCAGCTAATGGAGATGGGTGGGGGCAGTTGGGACAGAGATAAAGTCCAACAGGCTCTTCGTGCTGCTTACAACAACCCAGAACGTGCTGTTGAATACCTGTACTCT GGTATTCCAGTAACAGCTGAAGTTGCCGTTCCTGTTGGTGGTCAAGGTTCAAACACGACTGATCGAGCTCCAACAGGGGAAGCCAGTCTCTCTGGAATTCCAAACACTGCTCCACTAAATCTTTTCCCACAG GGGGGTTCCAATGCTGGAGGTGGTGCTGGAGGTGGACCACTTGATTTTCTTAGAAACAACCAGCAG TTTCAAGCACTTAGAGAAATGGTCCACACAAATCCACAAATCTTGCAG CCTATGCTCCAGGAATTGAGCAAGCAGAATCCTCAAATTCTAAGGTTGATTCAGGAGAATCATGCTGAGTTCCTTCAGTTACTAAATGAGCCCTTTGAAGGTGGCGAGGG GGACTTCTTAGAACAACCTGAGCAGGATGAAATGCCTCATGCTATCAGTGTTACACCAGAGGAGCAGGAGGCCATTGGACGG CTTGAATCCATGGGGTTTGAGAGAGCACGTGTCATAGTGGCATTCTTTGCCTGCGACAGGAATGAGGAGCTAGCTGCCAACTATCTTCTTGAGCATGCTGGTGAGGAAGATTAA